The following are from one region of the Stanieria cyanosphaera PCC 7437 genome:
- a CDS encoding DUF4926 domain-containing protein, translating into MTSDNIKLLDVVALTVNLPEQNLCRGQVGTVVEILADGKAFEVEFSDAEGQTYESLGLRPEQIIVLHFEPILFNSTPEIINA; encoded by the coding sequence ATGACAAGCGATAATATTAAACTACTTGATGTAGTCGCGTTAACAGTAAATCTACCCGAACAAAATTTGTGTCGAGGTCAAGTAGGAACTGTTGTAGAAATTTTAGCTGATGGTAAAGCTTTTGAAGTAGAATTTAGCGATGCGGAGGGACAAACTTATGAATCTTTAGGTTTACGTCCAGAACAAATAATAGTGTTACATTTTGAGCCTATTTTATTTAATTCAACACCCGAGATAATTAATGCTTGA